A region of the Ptychodera flava strain L36383 chromosome 22, AS_Pfla_20210202, whole genome shotgun sequence genome:
ATGAATCTAAATAGGCaggaattcaattttcatgtatgGCCGCTGCAGCAAGCTTGGTACGCACGCGACGGTCTACAAAAGGAATATGCTAAAGACGTTCTATTGTTTACGTCCAGGCCACCGAACTTTAAATCTGACGTCATAGTAACTTTTGCGCAAGCGCGAAGCCGCTATCTTGGATTTTTACATTTCGCTGGTATGCAATGCAAACTTCTCATAGTGATTATGTTTCAGCGGTTTTAGACGTTAGGAGAAATTAATCGCATCTTTTCCGGggttggttaggaggtaaaggtaggcagggaaaggttTTTtcccgatagagcagaatttcggccaaaagaCCGTTTTTTCGTTGTGGTCCGGATGCGGACCGCAGAGTCGCCGGTTGTCCATAGACTGGTACTGTTGGGCTGTGGTGcaggccgggaacacacagacctgtagtACGCAGGGCCAGGCTACACAGTGACGTTGCCACATTTGCTGGATTGAACATTTTGACAGTcaatcaaaatatacaaaaatccACTCACTTTCAACGCATCCTCGATCCAACAGGATGAGAACGAGAAAGAGCCGCAAAGAAATAATTGAAGAGTAGATCATCGCAGTTACATCCCCCGTATCCGACAGTTATCCGATCTTGTCTTGCGCATATGGCCGACGGGATCTCGAAAATGGTGAGAAGTGCGTGAGATTTGCACTCGGGACGCTCGCGCTCGTACGAGCGCGAGCGTCCCGAGAATCGATAGTATCGGcaacttttgagaatattttcactatttttgtcgcACGTCGCGAACTATTCACATGAATAAGCATAGTGAATCATGAAGAATCACCTACTAAGTGACCCCAGTACGTAACGTGTATCAATATTCCTCGTGATAAAGAATGTTGACGAAGTGAATTTCTTCACCTGTTCACGGACAGAAATTCAACGTAATCGACTTTGTACGCATGCGCAAGAAAAGTACCTGGGCCCTGGATCCATGGAGGGCACAGTTCAACTCTGTTAAAATGGCGTCCACACCACAGCGCAAGCGACCAGTGGGTCGACCGAAAAAAAGCGAGTCAGCAGCAAAGCGGAGTAGGATGAGGAGGAATGttggaaaaattaacatttatgAAGAAATAGAACGTTGGAAGCAGGTCAAAGAAGACGCAGAGTTGTCATCCCACGCCGAAGTAGCACGTTTATTACTTGATCGGTAAGTTAGTTTGAACATCCAATGTTTGAATCATATGAGCCTGCGGGCTGCAAGTGCAATGCATGTGTGTCGTGCTTCGTACGCGTATCGTGTTCAACTTTCAGTATAACGTCAGCCGGACATCGGGAACGTGATTTTGGCGAGATATCTCTTTTCAGAAATTAGAAGAACTACCAAGTATCAGTGCCAACTTCATTACGCTGTACACGGCATGCAGCATGTGTAAAcattgctgcggttccgtagccctaccactccctttgctggttgtgttgggggccccactcccccaacacaaccagcaaagggagtggtagggctacggaaccgcagcaagtGTAAACATTGTGTGATCCGCGTTCAGTTGCAACTTTCTGTGTTGTTTGTAGTTGTACTTACACAGACCCACACTGCAGTTAAGATTTCGAACGCTGAACGTTGACGCAACCAGACCTGCAGCAATTTTATCACCAACTGAGGATGGCCATTTGAATTGCATTTAATGTTTCGTCTGGCAAGTTTGTAAACAATTGTTTACAGTCTCGTTCGTTTGCTTTTCCACTCCTGACACCATTATCATGAAGGAAGTACCTCCGTGTGCCTCCTGTACATTGATACCTACCGGCACGGTGTTATTTTTatgttgaacaaaatatttcaggATAAGGGTCGAGTTTATACCTCCTGTTCGATGTAGGAAACGACATTTAAAATGACACCTTTTTTGGAAACaactttgagaaaaaagttactAAGTAATGTTGGAAACAGCCTTAGTACCAGTAGAGAAAAGAGATAATTCATTATCTGTCTTTAATCCTTGGATAAACAGTGATTCTTTGAGTTTGTACATAaggtgggtttacacgtgtatttttttaaacctgagggaatctgattagtcgctctgtaaatattccttatcagcgataatatcatacacaaaacgcaaacaatccaaatatgaacaatgtgtggagttgctttccctttactaccagttgctttccctttactacctaaaaCTCATTGTAAAATGGCATCGACGGTTGTTGTTGGACACGGACTTGAACTGAGCTCGCaactgtttgattttgttgtggcattgttcCGCTGTCCTCTCGAGTCCCTCCTCCCTGGCCTTGGCAGCGACGACTTCATACACTTGCTGATCCCTCGACATGCCGTCCATCATATGGATGACATTTTCGTCTCTCTAGATTGACATTagtagcctgatctcttccaattgttgccgcgatcgcgagagcttacttgaacaccgtccattgtggtaatgaccgcaagcccgaagacaggatatagttcggcgtttagtacggtgttctggtcacacatgtaaataggccattgtttagtacggagcaccgaacctggaccagccccccgacaccgaattaatttagttctttgttagttcggtgttgtctgttcacacgtccaattgacacaggtttaaatttattccggtgtcaactccggacttaactcacacgtgtaaacccccCTGTAGTCTATTTTATGTTTAACAAGTTGaagtaaacattaaaaaaatttctgaattgtttactCTATATTGTACCAACTTAGATATTTCACAACCAAACCAAAGACTGTTCCAGTGACTTCAACACCAGGTCCAAGCTCACAGAGTAAGCTTGTTGAAGTAGACAAACTCACTACCAGTCCTGGGGTTTCAGAAATATCACAGGAATCTGATCGAAGGTAAGACCATagacattgtgaaatattagtatATGATCATGTTGCAAAATACACTTTATGCATTCAGTTATCAATAGTTACAGTGTATAAGAAAATCAATGGTCATGGGATTTTTATTGCTGTCTCTATACTTTTCATCATTTCTTAAAAAATGTAATTCATTTAATTACActttttaaaagtatattttatcttattttgttgtttatatAACCAGAAATGGAAGTACAACTCTAACTGCAATGTCAGGTGTTGAAGAGATTGCTTCTGATCAATGCACtaatgtaaatgttgatacTGACAGTCAAAGGTATAGTAACCAATTCATCATTAAACATAAGTTATtgtgattttgtgaaagaaaGGAATTGTgatgattattgataatttgGCTGTAGATAGTAATCTAAAGGAACACAAATCTACAAAGTGTCCTTGAATAGAAATATGTCTGGAATACCACTGTCTATCCATTTAATTTCAATAGTTGACAAAGTTGATACAGAAAGAACAAGGGAAAGATAAGCATGGATAACACATTAAACTGcatatacattgtacatatCAATATTATCTTtgaatcataataataatatcacaaataAATACCTCAACAGGAGAAGAGAAAAGGGAGAGGGAATCAAGAAAAAGATGTTGACTTCATTCATAGATCCATTTGAGTAAGTTTTCACTggaatttgccaaattttttttagaaatcaaaGGTTGTAATGAAGTActacttttgaatttcactattttgtcaTATTATGTAATTGTGCAAATATATGTCTCAATTGCACCTCATGTTTGACTCTTTGTTGTATTGCTTTACCCTTTTAAAGAGTAACTATAGATGTTACAATAGAAGAGGATGAAGACTTTGAGTATGAAAGCGATGAAGAGTATGAACCCAGTTTTACCTTTACACTCAGGTAACCTTGAAATTGTTTTGAACAGTATAACAGATGTCATTACAGTAGAGTTCACACCTATTGTGATGACACGGGAAACCATGCATGATCTCATACTTCCACTGTTACAGTTAGGATATGTTTTTAAAGTGCATTATGTGTCAAAGATTGTTTGGTGAGAACAACATTTGTTGAGAACAATATGAGTTAACTGATATAAGTGTTAAAAATGGCAGTCTAGGAAGATGTTATGATGATTATTAAAAGAACATTATCCACATTTGCAGaccaaaacaaatgaaattagcAGAAGATGAGGACAGTTATTCTGATGACAATACAGAATCTGCACAggaagaagaagatgatgatgatgatgatgttgatcaaGTAACAGAAACTTCACAGggtgaaaatgttgaaaacatttcaagaatcACAACAGAGGAAGATGTCAGTGGGCTTCTGAATGACCATGTATGTCTGACATACATGCAACAACTTCTAGTGTTGGCCAATGCAAAGATTAATAGCATCTGTCATGTGAGCAACTGTAAAGGAGCTGTCCAGGTTTCTAAAGAAGTGATATGTTCAGCTCTGTATTTGAAATGGGTATGTTCTGATACAAGTTTTCTCAGTTTCATCAAGGAggacaatttttaaatttttgactcATTTTGATATACATGTGAGGTCAGTTACTTCACAAATGCATAAACTGCATACCAGtactgtatttgaaaaaaattggaaagGTAAACATGTAGCTTGTATAGGTTGTTGACTGCAGCTAAGTTTTATAAGTGTGgcacatatttaaaaatattttctttaatttcttttgTATATCAGGCTTGTCCTGCCAACCACACCAATTTTAAATGGTGTTCTCAGCCGTTACTGAACAGGCGTCTTCATAGTGGAGACCTGATAACTTCAGCAGCTATACTGTTGTCAGGAAACAACTATGGAAAAATTCATTTGTTTGCTAAAATGCTGAACTTGAAGATAGTGTCCAAagcaacatttcacaaaatacaaaaacactACCTTGTACCAAGTATTGATGAGTACTGGTTGAAACATCAACAGAACATGATTGACAAACATAAAGACAAGAATCTTGTAGTACTTGGTGAGTGATCTCtctcaacacacacacacagatgagACAGAGAAAAAGAGACAAAGAGGGACAGGCAAATAGAGATGGAGACAGAAGAGGGGCAGAGATAGTTTGACTCTATAAATGGAGTTCCTTTGACAAATAGCCCTATTGTCATATAAACATACTtttcaatgtttgcataatgtGTTCTTTCAATTTGCATGTATGAACTACAAACAGTCTTTGGAGAATTAAAATATCGACAAGTTTTTTTCATACAGTATGCTCAATTTACCTTAATTCTGACAGGAGATGGAAGAATGGATTCACCTGGTTTCTGTGCGTAGTACTGCTCATATACCATGATGGAAAATGAATCTAAAGATATTTTGTCATTGGTGACAATGGACAAGCGCCAGACAGATAGGAAATCCACAAACTTGGAAAAGGCATGTTTCGAGGTCAGCCTCTCACAGAAGTAGTGACAGATTGCCATCTGCAGATTGGTGCACTTATGAGTAAGTGGTCAAGATTTTCAACATACATGATAAAGGTAGAATAAAAATTCATGACAGTCTGTTATCATTTATGTCTAGTCCATTGGAAAAGATACTAGTATTTCATATTTAAACCTGGATTGTGGGTATGAAGGGAACGCGGCTAGCATAAGCATGATGTTTATcttatttgaatgaaaaagttGAACAGTATGAAAGGGTGCTCTGGAACAAATTCATGTAAAACAGTAAAAAAGgaatatttttgtcacattttcatGCTTCATGGACCCATGAATATCCATTAAATGCTATTTAAACAAACTATGTGACATTGTATTGGTAGTATATAGGCAAAACTGATTGGACATTCACCAGTTGAGATTGGCATACTTTGTGACTTCATTTCATGGGATTCAATACAGTTTTCAATTATCAGTACATATTTTACTTCATCCTCagcccttttcctgccagacagtatttagactattacttccccatcagccaagtcagtaaaaagcggtattgaggcCAAACAAGACagattttcacccacttggcttggtatgttatagcatctttagtccaaaaaaatcaagtttaggccaggaagaaaaaataagttgttcatcggaatcgccgcttctactttggcatatttggaatttttttttttttttgatcccggcaaattcttacttccgcattacaaatatttttagtactgccgctggtggcgccctacactgtgtcgggttttcgcgggcacgggattttgaatgagacttcatacgtgttcggacttagttgaccgccaacacgttgttgtgacgtctgaatttggcgaatcacgacgcatagtgggtcgatttggccagaaatttgctcgttttgtaaaggttagtacatgtcacatcatgagtattaatttgattgccaacattcgacgtgatggccaacagttagttccagagacgctattcagtgtttgtcctgacattacgttcggcgatttgttcaacaagatcgtgacagcagatatagatggacggtgcatctgattgaatgaaaattgcatcgaaagtataaaaagttacggcaatgacaaaacacatggttgcgtcgatgttaaagtacgatctgaatgatgactatataacttcactccgatcacactacagtgttgttagaccattgtgtaaaatgtgtatagtAGGTAAAACACTTGAAATCTACACAGaggtttttgacaaaaattcttCTTGGTTATGAAAGTATGACCCTAATGTAGACAAAAGAGGccaaacatggggccaaagtaaaatgaaaaaactcagatgctaggtcctaccaggacaatattaaaggacaatactgaattgttgaatttcagtgatttgctgtacattcagttttattctgagagaatttgaaatgctcagaatatgttgtgcaaacactaactgtgaatgtaatggcctatattattgttgggaaatatagtattgaattcagttaccagtatcagtgtttcttgtctgagatatttctggtaaaaagggaaacaattatcttgccttgtctgcatgtgtgcaaaaatgccagagaaccgcgtttaccttcggcctaaaaaaaatataaaaaaaaattttcgctcgccgctcctgggacttggtccaaaaaatccgatgaacaagattttttttttctctggccttaccgtatttatgttttcaacagccttcaaatgtacagtattatgttaaaatacactatatggaatatgttgtgtttcattagttttaaccatcttgacctgatggtggaATATGGACTtgacaggaaaagggttaatgggtGTCCAAGGTATTAtttggaaaacaaaataattttctcatttCCCTTCCCATACAGAGAGGACTTACCCAGACATCAAACACTCCTATGATATCTGGCATGTAGCCAAGAATCTAGGAAAGAAAATATGAAGGTAAGTCTCTCCAAATAACATAAATGAGCCAGCTGCAACACAAGTGTAGTTAACTAAATTTAAATCTTAAATTGACATCAGTTGTATGACTGTACAGTAATACACAACATACATTGTAACTACACTAACAAGAACTACACAGCAAGAAAACTACAGGCAGAGTTGAGTACATGTCTGTAGCAGGGTCTGATCACTACCTGTAACAGTCCCTGAGAAATAATCTCTGTTACAGTAACTGTAAAATTGGTCAGATATCAGGGGTGTATGGACAGATCTGAATCAAACCTGATATTACAGGAATGTATACGGTGATGGAATTTCTGGCAGTGTCCAGTGCTGTGACCACATGACTGAAACACTGCTGTATGAACAGTGGTGTGTCAGTGTTGAATTCACAGGGCCTGATGGAGGGTCTGaaattttgtcagatttcaggGGTTTGTGTATTCAGGAAAATGGGCAAATTTTGATGAGAGAACTGAATACAGGCATAAATGTGagcacattgaaaaaaaatcagacccTGTTACATACAGTTAGGAAGTCACATCACTGTGTGTACAGTCCTGGgacaggcagaaatttcaggCCCTGTCACATCACTGTGTCTACAGCACTGTAAATTTCTATACAGCCATGTGATCACAGCACTGgccacagacctgtacacaACTCCTGTCACAGCAATAAGACGTCTTTGCTGACACAaacctgtaccacagggttgtATCTGGGTCTAGCTCTACAGGGTCAAAACTTTGCTGTATAACCGTATCTATATTCTCTCATTTTGTTCAGGCTGGTCAAGACAAACAATGTAAAGCATTACTGCAATGGAGCCAGCACATTGTTACTCACTTCtgatattgtttgtaaaaagGCGACAAGCTACGATGAATTCTGggtaagaatttttttttttggattgTACAGTTTCACATGACTAATCATGCTGTGATTTATGAACTCTCTTTTGAGTTTTACCAATCCAAACATCACAGATTGGAATTTGAATAAGAAAAATTTGCTAGCTGTGGTTAGTACCAATTAGGATAAAAATATCAGTTCATCTGTTTTTGATCATAACCTGTTTTTAGCTAGCTTACTGCCCATGGATAGCACAAAAGTACTACATGGTTACATTGCATGGAAGTGGGTTTTTATTTTAGTTTTAACATCACTATGATGGCATTATATgttatgtcatttttttcaaatctgccaAGTATGTGAAGGTATGACATGAATTTGTCAATCTGTCTTCTACATATTTATCTGTTGATGATGGTAACGTACCGTTATGACTGGTATCACCGAAGTCCTGCTGTCAGTTTTCACAGAAATAACATTGATGAAAATTTACACCCTCCTGTAGTGTGAGACCTACATTTATAAGTAATTTTACATGTTCTCTTCACTGTAGGGAATTTGGTGTGGTACTCTTCACCATGTTGTGAATGAACATACATGGATACTTCCCTATGGTCAGGGTGTGAACAAGTGTGATCATGGTCCATTGTGTGAAGAAACTGTGGCTGAAAGGGAATGGCTAAATAAGAATGACCCCGCTCATGTTGCTCTTCGAAAGATTGTCCTGGATAAAGCTTTCCTCAACAAGGTTCCAtgctttttgaatttcaggtaATGTAATGTGTGATGATTGGTAACAACAAATAAACTGTGCACACTGGGGGCacaaaatacatacaaaaattAGCTAGGAATGTCATATATGTCAAAGTACTGAATGATGGTGGTGCTAACTGTAGCACATCATCTTGCAGTCTATTCAGTAAAACAATGTGTGTGACAGATAAATAAGACTGACTAACTCTTTGCATTATTTTGATTCACAGAATGCAAGATGATCTGCTACAGTTACAATCATAGCAATACTGTGAGGTACTTCTAAGGTCAAATAGCGACATTCTCAGCTAGTTTCTTATTTATGATGTGCCTGAGGTGAATGAAGTTTATTTGCCCATGCAATAACAGATAATCTAAGACATACTGTGCACATACATATACTCATGACAGGTGAGGGTGATTGTCCTTTTCTGAGGGAAATGCAAAAGATTTTATGAAAGGAGTGAAGTGACAACATGATTGGTAGAAGAAGCAACTGTTGTTGTTATAGGATGGAAAATAGGTCTGTTGTCCATGTGTTTATCTGGTTACAtctacacatatacatgcatgcatacaaattggcaagtatgcatgcatgtacaggTACATTTGTAGGTTTCTTTCTATAGATTGATCAAGAGGGTGGATATGTGTTCAGTTTGTCAGAAGATGTGGAGTCACATCAATGTTGCTGTTTCTGGCCATCAATGTactaaaaggaaaaaaatgtctGTTTGATCCTCCTTGCAAGAGGAAGCTTCTGTCCAGATTGGGCCTTGAAACATGATAACCATTATCATCACACTGATATGTGTATCTTACTTTTCATTTCAGAAGTACAGAAGAGTTGGAACTTTTCGAACAGAACATACTGATGTATGCAGCAAAGAGGTTTGCCTATACACCTCCTATTTACAGAGTCAGGAATTTATTGGCGGCAATGGACCATAATATTAATCATGGAAGGGAAGTGAGaagaaacaaaaatggtgaaataatgtgagttttgacaaatttattgGATGATACAAAaagtacatattttcaaataaaatactaAAGTAGTTGTACACAAGTAATAAAttatgacagtaatgtaaatccAACTGTCtcttgaggataaacacaaaaaaatgattGTAAACATGAAACAGTGTAAAtaaaaactttaaatatttgatGGGACAGTAGTCATATCTTCCATGAATTTTCAAAGGTTTGTGTTATCAACCAAACTTTCTAGctttattcaaaaattgaagCTAACAAGCACAGGGTTGAGTATGTCAAACTAATCAACCTATGGACAGTCAGCCCCTTTCTCTtctaaatacatttttaaaacctTGCTCTAAGAACTAGTGGTAGATATGCTGGAATGATTCTGACTACTACTGTCAAGGATTGGTCCTTGCTATCGTTATGATCAGCAAGCcgttgtaaattttcacacttgGTCTTGTTAAGTGCATGCATTTATTCTAGCTCCACTGTAACTACAAACTGTGTTCACCTTGGGCTATATACAAGGCTCCCTAGCTGAACAAAGCCAGTATGATGgcaattttatcaaaatgataGCATGTACTGTGGACACCTTGAACATTTTAGTACAATACATATATTTACTAAAACTTTACTagccttgcaaattttggtccaaCAGTGAGAAAGCATGTTACCATCAGACTGGGCTTGGGGATGgggattgaaaaaaaatcatttttatatgGTTATTGACTAAATAGCTTACACATGATTTTTGAACTGGAACGGAACAAAATTTCTGCAACAATCGGGCATTGTAATGATAATCAAAAGCATAAGCTGTAAAACTTTGTCAAATGTTATGACTACTGTACCTGTTACTGTCTGCAAATACAGCTACATGAAATACCTGAGTTGTTGCTTATACTGTTGTAAGTTTCATCTAAAACCATAATGCTAATACTGAaagactttgaataaaataaattgcaCAAAACACAAATACTGATAAAATAAATAGTAATTATGTTAcagatgaaaaatataaaacatatggAATATATATGGAAAATATAGTAATTTATACACAATGTCTATTATAGCTCTCAGAGATGCTACAATAAGAAGAGCGGAAGGTGGACTGTGAGTCCTGTGAAGGTGGATAAAACATATCCACATATCACAGATTTGCTGAAGTCCATTCTACAGAAAAGATTAGCAGACAAAGAAGGAATGCAAAGAAAAGTTGAACTAGAGCCACACGACCCATGTAGGTTATCAGCCCACCTTGCTGAATTGCCACCACCACCAACAGCAATCCTTGTGCAGGAAAAAAAGGTCAAGAAGACAATAAATGCTTCCAGCTGCCTAAAATCTAACTCAGTGACATTTATGGGAAAACTTGGAAAAGAATGTAAAAACAGTGAACAGTGATGAACTATACACTGACATAcaatttgtgtttctttctgTGAGTGCCCTGGGTAAGGAACATGTAAACTTTTTTTGGCAAGAAATGGGTGTGGGTACATACTTGCTCTATGTCATGATACACAGTAAGTCAGGCTACCcataattccccttgatttgttcaccgACACTTTTtttgcttaaggtagaacgcacctcggggacagacattcagactctcaaacttttacaattctgttttgatataccacatgtgggggttcattttaaagctcttggtgaaagaaaacttttcaccaacttagtttttcgaaattcaaaatttttgatttttctccacagagttaacacagggatggtggccattttgaatttctaatatcggtaaatcttgggtaatttgtttctctagtaccaaaatttgcacggtgacccccaatttttattcttgattttgaaagagaatgattgaaagattccttgaggaaagttagagcaaaagtttaagtctttcactttccaggtgcatactaccttaaagggacaagtcggccatttttgatgaattttgtttgatacaaaatattatttatattgtttgacatgttgaaagatactgaataaatgggtgaccatgcatatattcgaccctggttttagacacgacACATGAAATCATTGCGACAATGAATTAATGACCATTAACTCATTTTCGTGATTGTTTCATTGATCGTGTCTagaaccggggtcaaatatatgcatggtcacccattcattcagtatctttcaatatgtcaaacaatataaatagtatctgatatcaaacaaaattcatcaaaaatggcCGGCTTCGGTCCTttaaggctttttcaattttatcagtttcttaacaatttgtaacttacaatttaagttcaggattatttgttaaaactatgttccaaaattattgattttgtttaaaattcaagagtaaattgaataagaagttcatgtttggaggtgctaaaattgcatacttgtcaagataaagttatcagcaactaagatggtctcatcaaaaccgcctgtcagacatgcaaatttcctttgttacaaacattaaaaaaaaatcaataccctttcttttgccaacacagatgccacttattcccttagtttccttgaaaacattgtgtatggctgtcaaaaatctatatcaacaaaattacaaaattgctatctcctccgcggaaaaggggttgatcttctcattattcacagtgagaaatcagaaaattatgatcatcagaactatgttgccagaattttgaaatatggaccgagttgttctttgtacagaagaaatttgcttcagttcagtgagttatttctgtgtgtacagatcatggagaattgtgggt
Encoded here:
- the LOC139123298 gene encoding uncharacterized protein isoform X2, with amino-acid sequence MADGISKMKFNVIDFVRMRKKSTWALDPWRAQFNSVKMASTPQRKRPVGRPKKSESAAKRSRMRRNVGKINIYEEIERWKQVKEDAELSSHAEVARLLLDRYFTTKPKTVPVTSTPGPSSQSKLVEVDKLTTSPGVSEISQESDRRNGSTTLTAMSGVEEIASDQCTNVNVDTDSQRVTIDVTIEEDEDFEYESDEEYEPSFTFTLRPKQMKLAEDEDSYSDDNTESAQEEEDDDDDDVDQVTETSQGENVENISRITTEEDVSGLLNDHVCLTYMQQLLVLANAKINSICHVSNCKGAVQVSKEVICSALYLKWACPANHTNFKWCSQPLLNRRLHSGDLITSAAILLSGNNYGKIHLFAKMLNLKIVSKATFHKIQKHYLVPSIDEYWLKHQQNMIDKHKDKNLVVLGDGRMDSPGFCA
- the LOC139123298 gene encoding uncharacterized protein isoform X1 is translated as MADGISKMKFNVIDFVRMRKKSTWALDPWRAQFNSVKMASTPQRKRPVGRPKKSESAAKRSRMRRNVGKINIYEEIERWKQVKEDAELSSHAEVARLLLDRYFTTKPKTVPVTSTPGPSSQSKLVEVDKLTTSPGVSEISQESDRRNGSTTLTAMSGVEEIASDQCTNVNVDTDSQRRREKGEGIKKKMLTSFIDPFEVTIDVTIEEDEDFEYESDEEYEPSFTFTLRPKQMKLAEDEDSYSDDNTESAQEEEDDDDDDVDQVTETSQGENVENISRITTEEDVSGLLNDHVCLTYMQQLLVLANAKINSICHVSNCKGAVQVSKEVICSALYLKWACPANHTNFKWCSQPLLNRRLHSGDLITSAAILLSGNNYGKIHLFAKMLNLKIVSKATFHKIQKHYLVPSIDEYWLKHQQNMIDKHKDKNLVVLGDGRMDSPGFCA
- the LOC139123298 gene encoding uncharacterized protein isoform X3, whose translation is MADGISKMKFNVIDFVRMRKKSTWALDPWRAQFNSVKMASTPQRKRPVGRPKKSESAAKRSRMRRNVGKINIYEEIERWKQVKEDAELSSHAEVARLLLDRYFTTKPKTVPVTSTPGPSSQSKLVEVDKLTTSPGVSEISQESDRRNGSTTLTAMSGVEEIASDQCTNVNVDTDSQRRREKGEGIKKKMLTSFIDPFEVTIDVTIEEDEDFEYESDEEYEPSFTFTLRPKQMKLAEDEDSYSDDNTESAQEEEDDDDDDVDQVTETSQGENVENISRITTEEDVSGLLNDHVCLTYMQQLLVLANAKINSICHVSNCKGAVQVSKEVICSALYLKWEMEEWIHLVSVRSTAHIP